A window from Desulfovibrio sp. X2 encodes these proteins:
- a CDS encoding PAS domain-containing sensor histidine kinase — translation MKQEQADGNSEHERLRDECAALREECRALREAAEKDRAARLEAEKLGKSLSEAFASSPEALAVVDAAGRVLLSNPAAERLLGQELARTGQWPFALPVSGQDQEIEVLTPLGGLVVAEVRAWPIRWLEEDALLVSLRDVSESHRMVQALREVREELEARVQERTRELRRANEQLLEEIAERVLTQEELSHSESRYRAILEDQSELICRYLPDGRLSYVNEAYVRYYGKSRADLMDRNFIPDIPAEDLGTVLPLISGLSKEWPVVEFEHRIRMEDGSIRWQRWTHRAIFGQTGELVEYQAVGRDVTKRKQAEDQAQEQRAFLRLIIDSLPNPIFVKDRRGSYVLVNKAMATLYGQSPDEMIGRVGADFNPDGEEIERFRREDADVLDRGTILYIPQKTITDSTGKKRWYTKTKVPLVERDLVLGVAVDVTDLLEAEMERLRLEKRMRQTQKMQALGTLAGGIAHDFNNMIYAILGFTDLSLRRAEDGKLRDYLEQIKSAGLRASELVRQILTFSRQTDQGRTKMRVSLLCKEITKMLTPTLPANVEVELKIETDRDTILGDPIQIHQVLLNLCTNSVHAMRERGGYMEIVLRDGPDGSPPACGEEAQDGCIELLVSDTGVGMDQATMERIFDPFFTTKAQGEGTGMGLSVVHGIVEAHGGTIRVESQPGHGSTFLVRLPRLRAEEECGSPDDSDIPRGCERILFVDDENLLAQMAGEMLAHLGYAVTSMTSAAEALELFKTAPDSFDLVITDQTMPGMTGAEFARAVMAVRPGMPVILITGFSEKLSEEEAWRMGIKSFLLKPVSESQLARAIREAL, via the coding sequence ATGAAGCAGGAACAGGCCGACGGGAATTCCGAGCACGAGCGCCTGCGCGACGAATGCGCGGCGCTGCGCGAGGAATGCCGCGCCCTCAGGGAGGCGGCGGAGAAGGATCGCGCGGCCCGGCTCGAGGCCGAGAAGCTCGGCAAAAGCCTGTCCGAGGCCTTCGCCTCCTCTCCCGAGGCCCTGGCCGTGGTCGACGCCGCCGGACGGGTCCTGCTCTCCAATCCTGCGGCCGAACGGCTCCTCGGCCAGGAGCTGGCCCGGACCGGGCAGTGGCCCTTCGCGCTGCCGGTTTCCGGGCAGGACCAGGAGATCGAGGTCCTGACGCCGCTCGGCGGGCTGGTGGTGGCCGAGGTGCGCGCCTGGCCCATCCGCTGGCTGGAGGAGGACGCGCTGCTCGTGTCCCTGCGCGACGTGAGCGAGAGCCACCGCATGGTCCAGGCCCTGCGCGAGGTCCGCGAGGAGCTCGAGGCGCGCGTGCAGGAGCGGACCCGGGAGCTTCGCCGCGCCAACGAGCAGCTCCTCGAGGAGATCGCCGAGCGTGTGCTGACCCAGGAGGAGCTCTCGCACAGCGAGTCGCGCTACCGCGCCATCCTCGAGGACCAGAGCGAGCTCATCTGCCGCTACCTGCCGGACGGGCGCCTGTCCTACGTCAACGAGGCCTACGTCCGCTACTACGGCAAGAGCCGCGCCGACCTCATGGACCGCAACTTCATCCCGGACATCCCGGCCGAGGACCTGGGCACGGTCCTTCCGCTCATTTCCGGCCTCAGCAAGGAGTGGCCGGTGGTGGAGTTCGAGCACCGCATCCGCATGGAGGACGGCTCCATCCGCTGGCAGCGCTGGACGCACCGGGCCATCTTCGGACAGACCGGGGAGCTGGTCGAGTACCAGGCCGTGGGCCGCGACGTGACCAAGCGCAAGCAGGCCGAGGACCAGGCCCAGGAGCAGCGCGCCTTCCTGCGACTGATCATCGACTCCCTGCCCAACCCCATCTTCGTCAAGGACCGCCGGGGCAGCTACGTGCTGGTCAACAAGGCCATGGCCACCCTCTACGGCCAGAGCCCGGACGAGATGATCGGCCGCGTGGGTGCGGACTTCAACCCCGACGGCGAGGAGATCGAGCGCTTCAGGCGCGAGGACGCGGACGTGCTCGACCGGGGCACCATCCTCTACATCCCGCAGAAGACCATCACCGATTCCACGGGAAAGAAACGCTGGTACACCAAGACAAAAGTGCCGCTCGTGGAGCGCGACCTGGTGCTCGGCGTGGCCGTGGACGTGACCGACCTGCTCGAGGCCGAGATGGAGCGGCTGCGCCTGGAGAAGCGCATGCGCCAGACGCAGAAGATGCAGGCCCTGGGCACCCTCGCGGGGGGCATCGCGCACGATTTCAACAACATGATCTACGCCATCCTCGGCTTCACGGACCTCTCGCTCCGCCGCGCCGAGGACGGAAAGCTCAGGGACTACCTGGAGCAGATCAAGTCCGCCGGGCTGCGCGCCTCGGAGCTCGTGCGCCAGATCCTGACCTTCTCGCGCCAGACCGACCAGGGCCGCACGAAGATGCGGGTCTCCCTGCTCTGCAAGGAGATCACCAAGATGCTGACCCCCACCCTCCCGGCCAACGTGGAGGTGGAGCTGAAGATCGAGACCGACCGCGACACGATCCTCGGCGACCCCATCCAGATCCACCAGGTGCTCCTGAACCTGTGCACCAACTCCGTGCACGCCATGCGCGAACGCGGCGGCTACATGGAGATCGTGCTGCGCGACGGCCCGGACGGGTCCCCCCCGGCCTGCGGCGAGGAGGCGCAGGACGGCTGCATCGAGCTGCTGGTCAGCGACACGGGCGTGGGCATGGACCAGGCGACCATGGAGCGCATCTTCGACCCCTTCTTCACCACCAAGGCGCAGGGCGAGGGCACGGGCATGGGGCTCTCCGTGGTCCACGGCATCGTCGAGGCCCACGGCGGGACCATCCGCGTCGAGAGCCAGCCCGGGCACGGCTCCACCTTCCTGGTGCGCCTTCCGCGCCTGCGCGCCGAGGAGGAGTGCGGCAGTCCCGACGACTCGGACATTCCCCGCGGCTGCGAGCGCATCCTCTTCGTGGACGACGAGAACCTGCTGGCCCAGATGGCGGGCGAGATGCTGGCCCACCTCGGCTACGCCGTGACCTCCATGACCTCCGCCGCCGAGGCCCTGGAGCTGTTCAAGACCGCGCCCGACTCCTTCGACCTGGTGATCACGGACCAGACCATGCCCGGCATGACCGGCGCGGAGTTCGCACGCGCCGTGATGGCCGTGCGCCCGGGAATGCCGGTCATCCTGATCACCGGCTTCTCCGAGAAGCTGAGCGAGGAGGAGGCCTGGCGCATGGGCATCAAGTCCTTCCTGCTCAAGCCCGTGTCCGAGTCCCAGCTCGCCCGGGCCATCCGCGAAGCCCTCTGA
- a CDS encoding tetratricopeptide repeat protein gives MNLLSSARTPGAARRPGAGPLAALLLALALALCTACSVPHIIVHEDALSPEEHLKLGLSYEKDGELDLAEKEYRKALPDAPQAYLSLANLYFGEEKWQLARENYEKAIERLPDDPEPRNNLAWLIYTRQGDLAEAEALAKKAVELSRTPEERAQFEDTLNRIEAARAQ, from the coding sequence ATGAACCTCCTTTCATCCGCCCGGACGCCCGGCGCGGCCCGCCGCCCGGGAGCGGGACCGCTCGCGGCCCTGCTGCTCGCCCTGGCCCTGGCCCTGTGCACGGCCTGCTCCGTGCCCCACATCATCGTGCACGAGGACGCCCTGAGCCCGGAGGAGCACTTGAAGCTCGGCCTGTCCTACGAGAAGGACGGCGAGCTCGACCTGGCCGAGAAGGAGTACCGCAAGGCCCTGCCGGACGCGCCGCAGGCCTACCTCTCCCTGGCCAACCTTTATTTCGGCGAGGAGAAGTGGCAGCTTGCCCGGGAGAACTACGAGAAGGCCATCGAGCGGCTGCCGGACGACCCCGAGCCGCGCAACAACCTGGCCTGGCTGATCTACACGCGCCAGGGCGACCTGGCCGAGGCCGAAGCGCTGGCCAAGAAGGCCGTGGAGCTCAGCCGCACGCCTGAGGAGCGCGCGCAGTTCGAGGACACCCTGAACCGCATCGAGGCGGCCCGGGCCCAATAA
- the eat gene encoding ethanolamine permease, with protein sequence MDAKTTAPTLQRKLGPWMLWGLGVGYVISGEYFGWNLGLAEGGTLGLAIATLFIILMYLTFTFCYTELACAIPKAGGAFDYATKGLGRDLGFLAGIAQVIEFVFAPPAIAAAIGAYFSLFFPNIPEVEIAVAAYILFTALNIYGVKAAAQFELFITVLAVGELLLFCGVTAPHVTWANLTMDALPNGMSGVFAAIPFAIWFFLAIEGVANVAEETVNPQKNILIGFGSAILTLVALAVFTFVCSVGVAGWHAVVYPTPGAAPSDSPLPLALGHIVGDNHLLYHLLIFVGLFGLVASFHGIILAAGRAVLEMGRVGYMAPVLGKVSKRFKTPANALIANMVVGIVALLTGKTGDIITLSCFGALTLYVISLVTYFALRRNAPEMHRPFKAPLYPLSPAVGLIIAVVALVAVTVYNLKLALIYGAILAVTFAYFKLFTKRDEAAEALVSLDPVMVEED encoded by the coding sequence GTGGACGCCAAAACCACCGCGCCGACCCTGCAGCGCAAGCTCGGCCCCTGGATGCTCTGGGGACTGGGAGTGGGCTACGTGATCTCGGGAGAGTACTTCGGATGGAACCTGGGTCTGGCCGAGGGAGGCACGCTCGGCCTCGCCATCGCGACCCTGTTCATCATCCTCATGTACCTGACCTTCACCTTCTGCTACACCGAGCTCGCCTGCGCCATTCCCAAGGCAGGCGGCGCGTTCGACTACGCCACCAAGGGCCTGGGCCGGGACCTCGGCTTCCTGGCGGGCATCGCCCAGGTCATCGAGTTCGTCTTCGCCCCGCCCGCCATCGCCGCGGCCATCGGCGCCTATTTCAGCCTCTTCTTCCCCAACATCCCCGAGGTCGAGATCGCCGTCGCGGCCTACATCCTGTTCACGGCGCTCAACATCTACGGCGTCAAGGCGGCCGCCCAGTTCGAGCTGTTCATCACCGTGCTCGCGGTGGGCGAGCTGCTGCTCTTCTGCGGCGTCACCGCGCCCCACGTCACCTGGGCCAACCTCACCATGGATGCCCTGCCCAACGGCATGAGCGGCGTCTTCGCGGCCATTCCCTTCGCCATCTGGTTCTTCCTGGCCATCGAGGGCGTGGCCAACGTGGCCGAGGAGACCGTGAACCCGCAGAAGAACATCCTCATCGGCTTCGGCTCGGCCATCCTCACCCTGGTCGCGCTGGCCGTCTTCACCTTCGTCTGCTCCGTGGGCGTCGCGGGCTGGCACGCCGTGGTCTACCCCACCCCGGGCGCGGCCCCGTCCGACTCGCCGCTGCCCCTGGCCCTCGGCCACATCGTGGGCGACAACCACCTCCTCTACCACCTGCTCATCTTCGTCGGCCTCTTCGGCCTCGTGGCCTCGTTCCACGGCATCATCCTGGCCGCGGGCCGCGCCGTGCTGGAGATGGGCCGCGTGGGCTACATGGCGCCCGTGCTCGGCAAGGTCAGCAAGCGCTTCAAGACCCCGGCCAACGCGCTCATCGCCAACATGGTCGTGGGCATCGTGGCCCTGCTCACCGGCAAGACCGGCGACATCATCACCCTGTCCTGCTTCGGCGCCCTCACGCTCTACGTCATCTCCCTGGTGACCTACTTCGCCCTGCGCAGGAACGCGCCGGAGATGCACCGGCCCTTCAAGGCCCCGCTCTACCCCCTGTCTCCGGCCGTGGGCCTGATCATCGCCGTGGTCGCCCTGGTCGCGGTGACCGTCTACAACCTGAAGCTGGCCCTCATCTACGGCGCCATCCTGGCCGTGACCTTCGCCTACTTCAAGCTCTTCACCAAGCGCGACGAGGCGGCGGAGGCCCTGGTCTCCCTCGACCCCGTGATGGTGGAGGAAGACTAG
- a CDS encoding 30S ribosomal protein S1, giving the protein MSDEAKKDGENFAAMFEAYEAGMQDNVRVGDKITGTVIAIDGASVFVGTGAKRDGVIEREELLDDKGELTVAVGDEIELYVVGTSGGELKLSKAMSGRGGFEMLEQAKANELPVEGKVLAQCKGGFNVQVMGKRAFCPMSQIDDRFVENAEEYVGQTLQFLIIKLEQGGRNLVVSRRELLGREKAAAMDKFQEEVKAGDVVEGTVKRLADFGAFIEVAPGVEGLAHISELSWGRVDNPADAVKVGDTLPVKLLDVSKGKKGGVKISLSVKQAQQDPWETAGDRFAAGDKVEGKVIRLADFGAFVEIAPGLEGLVHLSEMAHGRRIMKADEVVTPGQTVTVSIKDLDPVKRRISLSIKDAEGDPWGGVVEGLSVGAEVKGTVESFGKYGLFVTLFPGVTGLLPKSKLAQAPKERREELEKAKPGDEVSVFVDEIKPTERKITLGAGRSEESAEPRDWKKHTSAGRAPSQNGGHSGGMGLLGEKLAEAMARKKK; this is encoded by the coding sequence ATGTCCGACGAGGCAAAAAAGGACGGCGAAAACTTCGCCGCCATGTTCGAGGCCTATGAGGCCGGGATGCAGGATAACGTCCGTGTGGGCGACAAGATCACGGGTACGGTCATCGCCATCGACGGCGCGAGCGTCTTCGTGGGGACCGGCGCCAAGCGCGACGGCGTCATCGAGCGCGAAGAGCTGCTCGACGACAAGGGCGAGCTTACCGTGGCCGTGGGCGACGAGATCGAGCTCTACGTGGTCGGCACGTCCGGCGGCGAGCTCAAGCTGTCCAAGGCCATGAGCGGCCGGGGCGGCTTCGAGATGCTCGAGCAGGCCAAGGCCAACGAGCTGCCCGTGGAGGGCAAGGTCCTGGCGCAGTGCAAGGGCGGCTTCAACGTGCAGGTCATGGGCAAGCGCGCCTTCTGCCCCATGAGCCAGATCGACGACCGCTTCGTCGAGAACGCCGAGGAGTACGTCGGCCAGACCCTGCAGTTCCTGATCATCAAGCTCGAGCAGGGCGGCCGCAACCTGGTCGTCTCCCGCCGCGAGCTGCTCGGCCGCGAGAAGGCCGCCGCCATGGACAAGTTCCAGGAAGAGGTCAAGGCGGGCGACGTGGTCGAGGGCACGGTGAAGCGGCTGGCCGATTTCGGCGCCTTCATCGAGGTCGCTCCCGGCGTCGAGGGCCTGGCCCACATCTCCGAGCTTTCCTGGGGCCGCGTGGACAACCCGGCCGACGCCGTGAAGGTGGGCGACACCCTGCCCGTCAAGCTTCTCGACGTGAGCAAGGGCAAGAAGGGCGGCGTCAAGATCAGCCTCTCGGTCAAGCAGGCCCAGCAGGATCCCTGGGAGACCGCCGGAGACCGCTTCGCCGCGGGCGACAAGGTCGAGGGCAAGGTCATCCGCCTGGCCGACTTCGGCGCCTTCGTGGAGATCGCCCCGGGCCTCGAGGGCCTCGTGCACCTCTCCGAGATGGCCCACGGCCGCCGCATCATGAAGGCCGACGAGGTCGTCACCCCCGGCCAGACCGTGACCGTCTCCATCAAGGACCTCGACCCGGTCAAGCGCCGCATCTCCCTGTCCATCAAGGACGCCGAGGGCGATCCCTGGGGCGGGGTGGTCGAGGGCCTCAGCGTGGGCGCCGAGGTCAAGGGCACCGTGGAGTCCTTCGGCAAGTACGGCCTGTTCGTGACCCTCTTCCCGGGCGTCACCGGCCTGCTGCCCAAGTCCAAGCTGGCCCAGGCCCCCAAGGAGCGCCGCGAGGAGCTCGAAAAGGCCAAGCCCGGCGACGAGGTCAGCGTCTTCGTGGACGAGATCAAGCCCACCGAGCGCAAGATCACCCTGGGCGCAGGCAGGAGCGAGGAATCCGCGGAGCCCAGGGACTGGAAGAAGCACACCTCGGCCGGTCGCGCGCCGTCCCAGAACGGCGGCCACTCCGGCGGCATGGGGCTGCTCGGTGAGAAGCTCGCCGAAGCCATGGCCCGCAAGAAGAAATAG
- a CDS encoding PA2779 family protein: MEGILSRSWFKDLAMFLACLMLVVGFVPRVEAGFVPTTRSDSLQSRDADLAAVQKVLENKIVVQRLADFGYNPQEIQSRLKLLSDADLHKVATQIQDVETAGDFWGVVLVIAIIAALVVLIYVLSNRTVSVQ, translated from the coding sequence ATGGAAGGCATCCTTTCCCGTTCCTGGTTCAAGGACCTGGCGATGTTTCTGGCTTGTCTCATGCTGGTCGTGGGCTTCGTGCCCCGGGTCGAGGCGGGCTTCGTGCCCACGACCCGGTCCGACTCGCTGCAGAGCCGCGACGCCGATCTCGCCGCCGTGCAGAAGGTGCTCGAGAACAAAATCGTGGTGCAGCGGCTGGCCGACTTCGGCTACAACCCGCAGGAGATCCAGTCACGGCTCAAGCTGCTTTCTGACGCGGATCTGCACAAGGTGGCCACGCAGATCCAGGATGTCGAGACCGCAGGCGACTTCTGGGGAGTCGTCCTGGTCATCGCGATCATCGCGGCGCTCGTGGTGCTGATCTACGTCCTGAGCAACAGAACGGTCAGCGTCCAATAG
- a CDS encoding C39 family peptidase: MRIPNPRPTLAVGRGGILLAVCLLLCACATHSLPPDFTPPGGSRIVADAPFYAQEDYQCGPAALATAMATAGDPVTPDEIAKAIFRPEARGTLNLDMALYPRTRGHATRWFSGTVHDLVSAVDQGRVLVVMVNYGLREVSFDHFLAVTGYAPGGVIVNDGSRRNHLVPWDDFWADWSDAGRWTLEILPKDAK; this comes from the coding sequence ATGCGTATCCCGAACCCCCGGCCGACCCTCGCGGTCGGCCGGGGGGGCATCCTCCTCGCGGTGTGCCTGCTGCTGTGCGCCTGCGCGACCCACTCCCTGCCGCCCGACTTCACGCCGCCCGGAGGCAGCAGGATCGTGGCCGACGCGCCCTTCTATGCCCAGGAGGACTACCAGTGCGGCCCCGCGGCCCTGGCCACGGCCATGGCCACGGCGGGCGACCCGGTGACCCCGGACGAGATCGCCAAGGCCATCTTCAGGCCCGAGGCGCGCGGCACCCTGAACCTGGACATGGCGCTCTACCCGCGCACCCGCGGCCACGCCACGCGCTGGTTCTCCGGAACCGTGCACGACCTCGTCTCGGCCGTGGACCAGGGACGGGTGCTGGTGGTCATGGTCAACTACGGCCTGCGAGAGGTCTCTTTCGACCATTTCCTGGCCGTGACCGGCTATGCGCCGGGCGGCGTGATCGTCAACGACGGCAGCCGCCGGAACCACCTCGTGCCCTGGGACGACTTCTGGGCCGACTGGAGCGACGCGGGCCGCTGGACCCTCGAAATCCTTCCCAAGGACGCAAAATGA
- a CDS encoding sulfite exporter TauE/SafE family protein has translation MEQLFLDPTKFIELTTQAVLFLFAVGFIGGLVSGFIGSGGAFVLTPGMMSLGVPGTVAVASNMCHKFPKALVGALKRFKYGQVDLKLGLVMAVSAGIGVQVGIKIQQIILETWGRAGSDLYVSLSFVAVLVVVGGFVMYDALSSSGKEGQESGNTLAKRLAKWNIPPMITFKTAKVRISLWLTVPVGFATGMLAATIAVGGFIGVPGMIYVVGASGIVASATELVIAFVMGMFGSINWAMHGMIDIRLVLIILSGSLLGVQLGAIGTTYVREHMIKLVMGTIMLIVAVSRGLAVPKYLVKLELFSVSQSTLDIMDTVSFVFMCVALLVGSVIILGAMWKAKRAESAAAAA, from the coding sequence ATGGAACAGTTATTCCTCGACCCAACGAAGTTCATCGAACTGACGACCCAGGCCGTGCTCTTCCTGTTCGCCGTGGGCTTCATCGGCGGCCTGGTCAGCGGCTTCATCGGCTCGGGCGGCGCCTTCGTCCTGACCCCCGGCATGATGAGCCTCGGCGTGCCGGGCACCGTGGCCGTGGCCAGCAACATGTGCCACAAGTTCCCCAAGGCCCTGGTCGGCGCGCTCAAGCGCTTCAAGTACGGCCAGGTGGACCTGAAGCTCGGCTTGGTCATGGCCGTCTCCGCAGGCATCGGCGTGCAGGTCGGCATCAAGATCCAGCAGATCATCCTCGAGACCTGGGGCCGGGCCGGATCCGACCTCTACGTCAGCCTGTCCTTCGTGGCCGTGCTCGTGGTCGTGGGCGGCTTCGTCATGTACGACGCCCTGTCCAGTTCCGGCAAGGAGGGCCAGGAGAGCGGCAACACCCTGGCCAAGCGTCTGGCCAAGTGGAACATCCCGCCCATGATCACCTTCAAGACGGCCAAGGTGCGCATCTCGCTGTGGCTGACCGTGCCGGTCGGCTTCGCCACCGGCATGCTCGCCGCGACCATCGCGGTCGGCGGCTTCATCGGCGTGCCCGGCATGATCTACGTCGTGGGCGCCTCGGGCATCGTGGCCTCGGCCACCGAGCTCGTCATCGCCTTCGTCATGGGCATGTTCGGCTCGATCAACTGGGCCATGCACGGCATGATCGACATCCGCCTCGTGCTCATCATCCTCTCCGGCTCCCTGCTCGGCGTGCAGCTCGGCGCCATCGGCACCACCTACGTGCGCGAGCACATGATCAAGCTGGTCATGGGCACCATCATGCTCATCGTCGCCGTGAGCCGCGGCCTGGCCGTGCCCAAGTACCTGGTCAAGCTCGAGCTCTTCTCCGTGTCCCAGTCCACCCTGGACATCATGGACACGGTCAGCTTCGTGTTCATGTGCGTGGCCCTGCTCGTGGGCTCGGTGATCATCCTGGGCGCCATGTGGAAGGCCAAGCGGGCGGAATCCGCCGCCGCGGCCGCCTAA
- a CDS encoding PA2779 family protein: MERILAAPWFRNLSMFMAALMLVIGFVPRVDAGFVPTVQSNTFQTREADMAAVQKALENKVVAQRLADFGYNPQEVQQRLKLVSNDELHKLATQIQSLDTAGDGLGIVIAVLVIVVLVLLILHLTNRTVTVK; encoded by the coding sequence ATGGAACGTATTCTTGCAGCGCCCTGGTTCAGGAACCTGTCCATGTTCATGGCGGCGCTCATGCTCGTCATCGGGTTCGTGCCCCGGGTGGACGCGGGCTTCGTGCCCACCGTGCAGTCCAACACCTTCCAGACCCGCGAGGCCGACATGGCCGCGGTGCAGAAGGCCCTGGAGAACAAGGTCGTGGCCCAGCGCCTGGCCGACTTCGGCTACAACCCGCAGGAGGTCCAGCAGCGGCTGAAGCTCGTCTCGAACGACGAGCTGCACAAGCTCGCCACGCAGATCCAGAGCCTGGACACCGCGGGCGACGGGCTCGGCATCGTCATCGCGGTCCTGGTCATCGTGGTCCTGGTGCTGCTCATCCTGCACCTGACCAACCGCACCGTGACCGTCAAGTAG